In Bradyrhizobium guangxiense, the following are encoded in one genomic region:
- a CDS encoding Lin0512 family protein yields the protein MTRIRCVTEMGMGVDVHGRDATKAAKRAVSDAIRHSSLGFFRMIGKTANDMFVDVTIGVPNPEAVDKEAVAKELPYGTVTVTTVKGGLEIPSATEVANDPILIANAAVIVSFDKD from the coding sequence ATGACCCGCATTCGTTGTGTCACCGAGATGGGCATGGGCGTCGACGTCCATGGCCGGGACGCTACCAAGGCGGCGAAACGGGCGGTGTCGGATGCGATCCGGCATTCCAGCCTCGGCTTCTTCCGGATGATCGGCAAGACCGCAAACGACATGTTCGTGGACGTCACGATCGGGGTGCCGAATCCGGAAGCCGTCGACAAGGAGGCGGTCGCCAAGGAGCTGCCTTACGGCACGGTGACTGTCACCACGGTCAAGGGCGGGCTTGAGATTCCCTCGGCCACGGAAGTCGCGAACGACCCCATCCTCATCGCCAATGCGGCGGTGATCGTCAGCTTCGACAAGGACTAG
- a CDS encoding sulfite exporter TauE/SafE family protein, which translates to MSWLHELLAGGGVGLVAGLASGFSGTSPGGGLVIFSVLLLGAEQHVAQGTSLITQIPPTGLAGIRRYWQSGNRSPLPWVMWIGLGFLIGGAGGGYAATTVSDSVLQWTYVVYLVALMALLILRRDRRDGSREAGDEDQLPWLPLLLIGLLAGFSSGFMGIGGGLAITVGLAAGLRVPQHQAQLVSLVFSIIPTNLPAAWIYWSKGLMVGWPAIIGILAGLWVGTDLGARMANGVSRSVLRGAMIALVSLMAIYMTYKALS; encoded by the coding sequence ATGTCCTGGCTCCACGAGCTCCTCGCCGGCGGCGGTGTCGGTCTGGTCGCCGGACTGGCATCGGGCTTCTCGGGCACCAGCCCGGGCGGCGGGCTCGTGATCTTCTCCGTGCTGCTGCTCGGGGCCGAGCAGCACGTTGCCCAGGGCACTTCGCTGATCACCCAGATTCCGCCGACGGGTCTCGCCGGCATACGCCGCTACTGGCAAAGCGGCAATCGCAGCCCCTTGCCGTGGGTCATGTGGATCGGCCTCGGATTTCTGATCGGCGGCGCCGGCGGCGGTTATGCCGCAACAACGGTTTCCGATTCCGTCCTGCAATGGACCTACGTCGTCTATCTCGTCGCGCTGATGGCCCTGTTGATCCTGCGCCGCGATCGCAGGGACGGCAGCCGCGAAGCCGGGGACGAAGACCAGCTGCCTTGGCTCCCCCTGCTCCTCATCGGCCTGCTCGCCGGATTTTCCTCCGGCTTCATGGGCATCGGCGGAGGTCTGGCGATCACGGTCGGCCTCGCCGCGGGCCTGCGCGTGCCGCAGCATCAGGCGCAGCTCGTCAGCCTCGTCTTCTCGATCATCCCGACCAATCTTCCGGCGGCCTGGATCTATTGGAGCAAGGGCCTCATGGTCGGCTGGCCGGCGATCATCGGCATCCTTGCCGGGCTCTGGGTTGGCACCGATCTCGGCGCACGCATGGCCAATGGCGTCAGCCGATCGGTGCTCCGCGGCGCCATGATCGCCCTCGTCTCGCTGATGGCGATCTACATGACCTACAAGGCGCTGAGCTAG
- a CDS encoding tRNA-binding protein, whose amino-acid sequence MHVTHDPAAAASPTIDFNSFLAVDIRVGTIVDAKPFPEARKPAFRLWIDFGPAIGVRKCSAQITENHPLETLVGQQVAAVVNFPPRQIGPVISEVLTLGLPDANGKVVLVQPRKPVPNGGRLF is encoded by the coding sequence ATGCACGTCACCCACGATCCCGCAGCCGCCGCCTCGCCGACCATCGACTTCAACAGCTTCCTCGCCGTCGATATCCGCGTCGGCACCATCGTCGACGCCAAGCCGTTTCCCGAGGCGCGCAAGCCGGCCTTTCGGCTATGGATCGACTTCGGACCCGCCATCGGCGTGCGCAAATGTTCGGCCCAGATCACCGAAAACCATCCGCTCGAGACTTTGGTGGGACAACAGGTCGCGGCCGTCGTCAATTTCCCGCCGCGCCAGATCGGACCTGTCATCTCGGAGGTGCTGACGCTCGGCTTGCCCGATGCCAACGGCAAGGTCGTGCTGGTGCAGCCGAGAAAGCCGGTGCCGAACGGCGGACGGCTGTTCTAG
- a CDS encoding YgaP family membrane protein, whose translation MAFYRKNIGGLQQTVRIALGVAVAAAAFVYLAGATAWLVALGGVVFALTGLVGYCPMCAMAGIGRGGAS comes from the coding sequence ATGGCATTTTACAGGAAGAACATTGGCGGCCTGCAGCAGACGGTGCGGATCGCCTTGGGCGTCGCGGTAGCGGCCGCGGCATTCGTTTATCTCGCCGGCGCGACGGCGTGGCTGGTCGCACTCGGCGGTGTTGTTTTCGCACTGACCGGCCTCGTCGGTTATTGCCCGATGTGCGCGATGGCGGGGATCGGACGAGGAGGCGCGTCGTGA
- a CDS encoding glutathione S-transferase family protein, translating into MSNLSAFPVTKRWPAKHPELLQLYSLPTPNGVKVSIMLEEIGLPYEVHLVDFGKDDQKTAEFLSLNPNGKIPAILDPNGPSGRPLPLFESGAILQYLAEKTGKFLPEDAARRYQTIQWLHFQMGGIGPMFGQVGFFHKFAGKDFEDKRPLERYVGESKRLLGVMETHLSGRQWFMDDDYTIADISMLGWVRNLIGFYGAGDLVAFTQFKSVGAWLERGLARPAVQRGLNIPQRP; encoded by the coding sequence ATGTCCAATCTATCCGCCTTTCCCGTCACCAAGCGCTGGCCGGCCAAGCATCCTGAGCTGCTCCAGTTGTACTCGCTGCCGACTCCGAACGGCGTCAAGGTCTCGATCATGCTCGAGGAGATCGGGCTTCCTTACGAAGTTCATCTCGTCGATTTCGGCAAGGACGACCAGAAGACGGCTGAATTCCTCTCGCTCAATCCGAACGGCAAGATCCCGGCGATCCTCGACCCCAACGGTCCGAGTGGCCGGCCGCTGCCGCTGTTCGAGTCCGGGGCGATCCTGCAATACCTTGCGGAGAAAACCGGCAAGTTCCTGCCCGAGGATGCCGCGCGGCGCTATCAGACTATCCAGTGGCTGCACTTCCAGATGGGCGGCATCGGGCCGATGTTCGGCCAGGTCGGCTTCTTCCACAAATTCGCCGGCAAGGATTTCGAGGACAAACGGCCGCTGGAGCGCTACGTGGGCGAGTCAAAGCGGCTGCTCGGCGTGATGGAGACGCATCTTTCCGGCCGGCAATGGTTCATGGATGACGATTACACCATTGCCGACATCTCCATGCTCGGCTGGGTGCGCAATCTCATCGGTTTCTACGGTGCCGGCGATCTCGTCGCGTTCACACAGTTCAAGTCGGTCGGTGCCTGGCTCGAGCGCGGGCTGGCGCGTCCGGCGGTGCAGCGCGGATTGAACATTCCGCAGCGGCCCTGA
- a CDS encoding ester cyclase: protein MNSADLADLYRNYIACLNRQDWPALGRFVHDDVVHNARPLGLSGYRAMLERDFREIPDLRFDIALLISDPPCIASRLQFDCTPIGTFMGLAVNGRRVSFCENVFYEFGNDRIRQVWSVIDKAAIEAQL, encoded by the coding sequence ATGAACAGCGCCGATCTCGCCGACCTCTATCGCAACTACATCGCCTGCCTGAACCGGCAGGACTGGCCGGCCCTCGGCCGGTTCGTGCATGACGATGTCGTCCACAACGCCCGGCCGCTCGGCCTGTCCGGCTATCGCGCGATGCTGGAGCGGGACTTTCGCGAAATCCCGGATCTGCGTTTTGACATCGCGCTGCTGATCTCGGATCCGCCCTGCATCGCGTCACGACTGCAGTTCGATTGCACGCCGATCGGGACATTCATGGGGCTTGCCGTCAACGGCAGGCGCGTGTCGTTCTGCGAGAACGTGTTCTACGAATTTGGCAATGACAGGATCCGGCAGGTCTGGTCAGTGATCGACAAGGCCGCGATCGAGGCGCAGCTCTGA
- a CDS encoding TetR/AcrR family transcriptional regulator: MPKISDKQREGRRQQILEAALACFSEDGFHQTGMADIVRRSGLSHGAVYLYFQSKDDLIEALADDRHRREAVLNSVAKGSGDPIEGLHALIRVYAQWLTDPAGEARRRVGVHGWAEALRNRRVRSSVVEGIEMPRALIVALVERAQHDGLIRRDFGADAIARVLIAIFQGFVLQKCWGDEFDVEACMAAVTGVIDGFRTTRPGTRRRTRT; encoded by the coding sequence ATGCCCAAAATCAGCGACAAGCAGCGCGAAGGCCGGCGGCAGCAGATTCTCGAAGCGGCCCTCGCCTGCTTCTCCGAAGACGGCTTTCACCAGACCGGCATGGCCGACATCGTCAGGCGGTCCGGACTGAGCCATGGCGCGGTCTATCTCTACTTCCAGAGCAAGGACGATCTGATCGAAGCACTCGCGGACGACCGGCATCGGCGCGAAGCCGTGCTCAATTCGGTTGCGAAAGGATCCGGCGATCCGATCGAAGGACTTCACGCGCTGATCCGGGTCTACGCGCAATGGCTGACCGATCCCGCCGGCGAAGCCCGCCGCCGTGTCGGCGTCCACGGCTGGGCCGAAGCCCTGCGCAACCGCCGCGTCCGCAGCAGCGTCGTCGAGGGCATCGAGATGCCGCGCGCTCTGATCGTCGCGCTGGTCGAGCGCGCCCAGCACGACGGCCTCATCAGACGCGACTTCGGTGCGGACGCGATCGCGCGCGTTCTGATCGCGATCTTCCAGGGGTTTGTGCTGCAAAAATGCTGGGGTGACGAATTTGACGTCGAGGCCTGCATGGCGGCCGTGACCGGGGTGATCGACGGCTTTCGCACGACCAGGCCCGGTACCAGGCGGCGGACCCGGACGTAA
- a CDS encoding DUF429 domain-containing protein, translating to MPNYLGLDGFRFGWVAAWIDKRGDHGFDYSPGLRRLLAMPHARAMIDMPIGLNPSGYRTCDLRARELIGPAVFLGARRDLWTFADMAAANRHYWTQEGKGRGVSAQLWNIRDKIRDVDEIMTPARQATIGEAHPELVFWNLAGRVRLANKTTEQGREQRIALLAQRGFTRLPKWLTWRHGTGIGRDDLIDACACAVAARDSMQRVGGDERDPRGLRMEINY from the coding sequence GTGCCAAACTATTTGGGGCTGGACGGATTTCGCTTCGGCTGGGTCGCGGCGTGGATCGACAAGCGCGGCGATCACGGCTTCGATTATTCGCCGGGCCTGAGACGCCTGCTCGCGATGCCGCATGCGCGCGCAATGATCGACATGCCGATCGGATTGAATCCGAGCGGCTATCGCACCTGCGACCTGCGCGCACGCGAGCTGATTGGTCCCGCCGTGTTTCTCGGCGCGCGCCGCGACCTCTGGACATTTGCCGATATGGCGGCGGCCAATCGCCATTACTGGACGCAAGAAGGCAAGGGCAGGGGCGTGTCGGCGCAGCTCTGGAATATCCGGGACAAGATCCGAGACGTCGACGAGATCATGACGCCGGCGCGGCAGGCGACGATCGGCGAGGCGCATCCGGAATTGGTGTTCTGGAATCTGGCAGGACGCGTGCGGCTCGCGAACAAGACGACCGAGCAAGGCCGCGAGCAGCGCATCGCGCTCCTGGCGCAACGCGGTTTCACGCGCCTGCCGAAATGGCTGACATGGCGTCACGGCACCGGCATCGGCCGCGACGATCTCATCGATGCCTGCGCGTGCGCGGTCGCAGCGCGCGACAGCATGCAGCGTGTCGGGGGCGATGAGCGCGATCCGCGCGGGCTGCGGATGGAAATCAATTATTGA
- a CDS encoding bifunctional helix-turn-helix transcriptional regulator/GNAT family N-acetyltransferase, with amino-acid sequence MLDPISRVRRFNRAVTSAVGALDTSFLGRGRPLGAARVLNAIGHGRSDVAEIRDYLGLDSGLMSRLLRSLEDEGLVETEAHQDDARRRVATLTRAGRREFAAYEALSNAQAEGFLAQHSQREALLAAMDLVASTLTHERIALEEVDPRCEEARHCLGEYYAELGRRFSQGFDVSLSRDPDAKDMRRPRGTFIVAISDTLPIGCVGLKGTDHGYAEVKRLWVAPAARGLRLGRRLMDATESAARELGFTLLRLDTNSALPEAGQLYRTTGWREIPRFNDDPYPDLFFEKRL; translated from the coding sequence ATGCTGGACCCAATCTCTCGCGTTCGCCGCTTCAACCGCGCCGTCACCTCCGCCGTCGGGGCGCTCGATACCTCATTCCTCGGGCGCGGCCGCCCGCTCGGCGCGGCACGGGTGCTCAATGCGATCGGGCACGGGCGCTCGGACGTGGCGGAGATCCGCGACTATCTCGGGCTCGATTCCGGATTGATGAGCCGGCTCCTGCGCAGCCTCGAGGACGAAGGGCTGGTCGAGACCGAAGCGCATCAGGACGATGCGCGCCGGCGTGTCGCGACATTGACGCGTGCAGGCCGGCGCGAGTTCGCGGCCTACGAGGCACTGTCGAACGCGCAGGCCGAAGGCTTCCTGGCGCAGCATTCGCAACGCGAGGCGCTGCTGGCCGCGATGGACCTGGTCGCCTCCACCCTGACGCACGAGCGGATTGCGCTGGAGGAAGTGGATCCGCGCTGCGAGGAGGCGCGCCACTGCCTCGGCGAGTACTATGCCGAGCTCGGCCGCCGCTTCAGTCAAGGCTTCGACGTCTCGCTGTCGCGCGACCCCGATGCCAAGGACATGCGCCGCCCGCGCGGCACCTTCATCGTCGCGATCTCGGACACGCTGCCGATCGGCTGCGTCGGCTTGAAGGGGACGGATCACGGCTACGCCGAGGTCAAGCGCCTGTGGGTCGCACCTGCCGCCCGCGGGTTGCGGCTCGGCCGGCGCCTGATGGATGCGACCGAGAGCGCCGCGCGCGAGCTCGGCTTCACGCTGCTGCGGCTCGACACCAACAGCGCGCTGCCCGAGGCCGGCCAGCTCTACCGCACCACGGGCTGGCGCGAGATCCCGCGCTTCAATGACGATCCCTATCCCGACCTCTTCTTCGAAAAGCGGCTGTGA
- a CDS encoding serine hydrolase domain-containing protein yields MDARVSDFSAVRTAMQRYVDQEIIPGASWAVLRGREVVDQQCVGFADREANAALRPDHIFRAFSNTKIFVTCAVMLLVEEGRIGLDDPVEKILPQLGNRKVLKQDASNLADVEPAKSPITIRQLLTHTSGLSYGIFDPGTVLFKGYNEARVLNPLTPLSDMIDKLADLPLSYHPGTAWEYSVATDVLGRVVEVVSGKSLDAFLKARIFEPLGMTDTGFYVPEAQQGRLVALYNGADVLDPMKPGLTRADDLPFPQAYRRPFPRLSGGGGLVSTLPDMLALVRALLPGSDALLKPQTLRQMMTNQLPAGQTIRFANLGPIPGKGFGLGGAVTFAPTPFDPPNSTGEFQWGGLAGTHWWICPEANTAGVLMAQRYMGFWNPFFFEFKRLTYQAVGG; encoded by the coding sequence ATGGACGCCAGGGTCAGCGATTTTTCCGCCGTACGGACGGCGATGCAGCGCTACGTCGATCAGGAGATCATCCCGGGCGCGTCCTGGGCGGTGCTGCGCGGGCGCGAGGTGGTGGACCAGCAATGCGTCGGCTTTGCCGATCGCGAGGCGAACGCAGCGCTGCGGCCCGACCACATCTTCCGCGCGTTCTCCAACACCAAGATCTTCGTCACCTGTGCGGTCATGCTGCTGGTCGAGGAAGGCCGGATCGGTCTCGATGACCCCGTCGAAAAGATCCTGCCGCAGCTCGGCAATCGCAAGGTGCTGAAGCAGGATGCTTCGAACCTTGCCGATGTCGAGCCGGCGAAAAGCCCGATCACGATCCGCCAGCTCCTGACCCACACCTCCGGCCTCAGCTACGGCATCTTCGATCCCGGCACGGTGCTGTTCAAGGGTTACAACGAGGCGCGCGTGCTCAATCCGCTGACGCCGCTCAGCGATATGATCGACAAGCTCGCCGACTTGCCGCTGTCCTATCATCCCGGCACGGCCTGGGAATATTCGGTGGCGACCGACGTGCTCGGCCGCGTCGTGGAGGTCGTCTCGGGCAAGTCCCTCGATGCCTTCCTCAAGGCGCGCATCTTCGAGCCGCTCGGCATGACCGACACCGGTTTCTACGTTCCCGAGGCACAGCAGGGCAGGCTGGTCGCGCTCTACAATGGGGCCGATGTGCTCGATCCCATGAAGCCCGGCCTCACGCGCGCGGACGATCTGCCGTTTCCCCAAGCCTATCGGCGGCCGTTCCCGCGCCTCTCGGGCGGCGGCGGCCTGGTCTCGACCTTGCCCGACATGCTTGCGCTGGTCCGCGCGCTGCTGCCGGGCTCGGACGCGCTGTTGAAGCCGCAGACGCTGCGGCAGATGATGACGAACCAGCTGCCCGCGGGTCAGACCATCCGTTTCGCCAATCTCGGTCCGATCCCCGGCAAGGGTTTTGGCCTCGGCGGCGCAGTCACCTTCGCGCCGACGCCATTCGATCCGCCGAACTCCACCGGTGAATTCCAGTGGGGCGGCCTGGCGGGCACCCATTGGTGGATATGTCCGGAGGCCAATACCGCCGGCGTGCTGATGGCCCAGCGCTATATGGGCTTCTGGAATCCGTTCTTCTTCGAGTTCAAGCGCCTGACCTACCAGGCCGTCGGAGGCTGA
- a CDS encoding RNA polymerase sigma factor, with protein MSVAAISPKLFEAARLGDPHAIASLLETAQPDIRRYARATCRSSADAEDATQEALWILFRHVGTIRSLLAFSAWLFSVVRRECLRLARKAGLAPPTDDGEGALLSRPEAELRLDVAAAFEALPPHYRDVALMRDVKEMTIDEIADALGASRQTVKARLHRARALMREYLTR; from the coding sequence GTGAGTGTGGCCGCGATCTCGCCGAAGCTGTTCGAAGCCGCGCGGCTTGGCGATCCCCATGCGATCGCCTCGCTGCTCGAGACCGCACAGCCGGACATCCGCCGCTACGCGCGCGCGACCTGCCGCAGCTCCGCGGATGCCGAGGATGCGACGCAGGAGGCACTGTGGATCCTGTTCCGCCATGTCGGCACGATCCGCTCGCTGCTGGCATTTTCGGCCTGGCTGTTCAGCGTGGTTCGGCGCGAATGTTTGCGGCTTGCGCGGAAGGCCGGGCTCGCGCCGCCGACCGATGACGGGGAGGGGGCCCTGCTGTCGCGTCCTGAAGCCGAGCTGCGGCTCGACGTCGCCGCGGCTTTCGAGGCGCTGCCGCCGCATTATCGCGACGTCGCGCTGATGCGCGACGTCAAGGAAATGACCATCGATGAAATTGCCGATGCACTCGGTGCGTCCAGGCAGACGGTCAAGGCGCGCCTGCACCGGGCCCGCGCCCTGATGCGCGAATATCTGACGAGATGA
- a CDS encoding acetolactate synthase large subunit produces MIGQERKVKGSDLFVAALENEGVDRIFGVPGEENLDVVESLRTSKIELVLTRHEQAAAFMAATHGRLTGKPGVCLSTLGPGALNLSTGAAYAHLGAMPMILITGQKPIMSSRQARFQIVDVVATMKPLTKLSRQIVSASSIPTVVRDAFRVAMEERPGPVHLELPEDVAGDEVPGVPVIPVHPIEIPVAHRAALDRAAEMILAAKRPLVMMGAATSRPRSTHGIASFVRRTGIPFFTTQMGKGTVPGGTNLYMGTAALSERDYVHDAIDAADLIVAIGHDPIEKPPFIMGPSGPKVIHVSYTSASVEQVYFPDAEVVGDVGPSLELLADRLEGKLPQAAALLPLREEILGHIADRATEARWPPTPQRIVHDIRQVIPENGIVALDNGMYKIWFARNYRTRVANTLLLDNALATMGAGLPSAMMAAMLYPDRRVLAVAGDGGFMMNSQEMETAVRLKLNLVVLVLEDNAYGMIRWKQAVDHFADYGMTFGNPDFALYAKAYGAKGHRIESIDSFGPTLDAAFREGGVHLVSIPIDYSENVRVLVDELRAHEKAKA; encoded by the coding sequence ATGATCGGGCAGGAACGAAAGGTGAAGGGATCCGACCTGTTCGTGGCGGCCCTTGAGAATGAAGGCGTCGATCGCATCTTCGGCGTTCCCGGCGAGGAAAATCTCGATGTGGTGGAATCGCTCCGCACGTCCAAGATCGAGTTGGTCCTGACCCGCCACGAGCAGGCCGCCGCCTTCATGGCCGCCACCCATGGCCGGCTGACCGGCAAGCCAGGCGTTTGTCTCTCGACGCTCGGTCCTGGTGCGCTGAACCTGTCCACCGGCGCGGCCTATGCGCATCTCGGCGCGATGCCGATGATCCTGATCACCGGCCAGAAGCCGATCATGAGCAGCCGGCAGGCGCGCTTCCAGATCGTGGACGTGGTCGCGACCATGAAGCCGCTGACGAAACTGTCGCGGCAGATCGTCAGCGCCTCCAGCATTCCGACGGTGGTGCGCGACGCGTTTCGCGTCGCGATGGAGGAGCGGCCCGGGCCGGTGCATCTCGAGCTGCCTGAGGACGTCGCCGGCGACGAGGTGCCCGGCGTTCCCGTGATCCCGGTCCATCCGATCGAGATCCCGGTCGCCCATCGCGCCGCGCTCGACCGCGCCGCCGAGATGATCTTGGCCGCGAAGCGCCCGCTGGTGATGATGGGCGCGGCAACCAGCCGGCCGCGATCGACCCACGGCATCGCAAGCTTCGTGCGACGCACCGGCATTCCGTTCTTCACGACGCAAATGGGCAAGGGCACCGTGCCCGGCGGCACCAATCTCTACATGGGCACCGCCGCCCTGTCCGAGCGCGACTATGTGCACGATGCCATTGACGCCGCCGACCTGATCGTTGCGATCGGCCACGACCCGATCGAGAAGCCGCCCTTCATCATGGGACCGTCGGGGCCGAAGGTCATCCACGTCAGCTATACCTCGGCGAGCGTCGAGCAGGTCTATTTTCCGGACGCCGAGGTCGTCGGCGACGTCGGACCGAGCCTGGAGCTGCTCGCCGACCGGCTCGAAGGCAAGCTGCCGCAGGCCGCGGCGCTGCTGCCGCTCAGGGAGGAAATTCTCGGCCACATCGCCGACCGCGCCACCGAGGCGCGCTGGCCGCCGACGCCGCAACGCATCGTGCACGACATCCGCCAGGTGATCCCGGAGAACGGTATCGTCGCGCTCGACAACGGCATGTACAAGATCTGGTTTGCGCGCAACTACCGCACCCGCGTCGCCAACACGCTGCTGCTGGACAATGCGCTGGCGACCATGGGCGCCGGCCTGCCGTCCGCGATGATGGCCGCCATGCTCTATCCCGACCGCCGCGTGCTCGCGGTCGCCGGCGACGGCGGCTTCATGATGAACAGCCAGGAGATGGAGACGGCGGTCCGCCTCAAGCTCAACCTCGTCGTGCTGGTGCTCGAGGACAACGCCTACGGCATGATCCGCTGGAAGCAGGCGGTGGATCATTTCGCCGATTACGGTATGACCTTTGGCAATCCGGACTTCGCGCTTTACGCCAAGGCCTACGGGGCGAAGGGGCATCGCATCGAGAGCATCGACAGCTTTGGCCCGACGCTCGACGCCGCCTTTAGGGAAGGTGGCGTGCATCTGGTCTCGATTCCGATCGATTATTCGGAGAATGTGCGAGTGCTCGTGGACGAGCTGCGCGCGCATGAGAAGGCGAAGGCGTGA
- a CDS encoding VWA domain-containing protein yields MKRTRPSGGRRAHRGGLGGSAPRVAKWLGDIREFFPAPVVQVIQKDAFERKGLRQMLLEPEFLATVEADVGLIADLVALRGVMPEKTKDTARIVIAKVVAELMERLERRTADAIRGALNRSLRTNRPRFADIDWPRTIKANLRHYQTEHRTVVPERLIGFLRQQRRIVDLDEVILCVDQSGSMATSVVYASIFAAVIASLPVVATKLVCFDTAIVDLTEELADPVEVLFGVQLGGGTDINRAVACCEERIERPAKAHLILITDLYEGGNSDALVDRLARLVTRRINVVVLLALTDAGHPSYDPVLSAKVAGLGIPVFACTPDQFPDLMATALKREDVANWAADQDIKLIRPAT; encoded by the coding sequence ATGAAACGAACGCGACCATCTGGTGGCCGTCGAGCGCATCGGGGCGGGCTCGGAGGCTCGGCTCCGCGCGTCGCCAAATGGCTCGGCGACATCAGGGAGTTCTTCCCTGCACCGGTGGTGCAGGTGATCCAGAAGGACGCCTTCGAGCGCAAGGGTTTGCGCCAGATGCTGCTCGAGCCCGAATTCCTTGCAACCGTCGAAGCGGATGTCGGCCTGATCGCCGATCTGGTCGCGCTGCGCGGCGTGATGCCGGAAAAGACCAAGGACACCGCCCGCATCGTGATCGCCAAGGTGGTGGCCGAGCTGATGGAGCGGCTCGAGCGGCGCACCGCGGACGCAATCCGGGGCGCCTTGAATCGTTCGCTGCGCACCAATCGTCCGCGCTTTGCCGACATCGACTGGCCGCGCACCATCAAGGCCAATCTGCGCCATTATCAGACCGAGCATCGCACGGTCGTACCCGAGCGGCTGATCGGCTTCCTGCGCCAGCAGCGTCGCATCGTCGATCTCGACGAGGTGATCCTGTGTGTCGATCAGTCGGGATCAATGGCAACCTCGGTGGTCTATGCCTCGATCTTCGCGGCGGTGATCGCCTCGCTGCCCGTGGTCGCAACCAAGCTGGTCTGCTTCGACACCGCCATCGTCGACCTGACCGAGGAGCTCGCCGATCCCGTCGAGGTGCTGTTCGGCGTCCAGCTCGGCGGCGGCACCGACATCAACCGCGCCGTCGCCTGTTGTGAAGAGCGCATCGAACGGCCGGCAAAAGCGCATCTGATCCTGATCACCGATCTCTACGAGGGCGGCAATTCCGATGCGCTGGTCGACCGGCTGGCGCGGTTGGTAACGCGCAGGATCAATGTCGTTGTGTTGCTGGCGCTGACCGACGCCGGTCATCCCTCCTACGATCCCGTGCTGTCGGCGAAGGTTGCAGGCCTCGGCATTCCCGTCTTCGCCTGCACGCCGGACCAGTTCCCGGATCTGATGGCGACCGCACTGAAGCGCGAAGACGTCGCAAATTGGGCCGCCGACCAGGACATCAAGCTGATCCGGCCGGCGACCTAG
- a CDS encoding GNAT family N-acetyltransferase: MSESDEALLDRPIWSALTTSQKHLAEGGPRALRYPADMTPFADMVDMSAASFAALRDLLSGPQVAALFTTEPVEMPAGFKVVLAETGEQMIGSPADSSLRDAEIVTLGPADVPAMTALTELTKPGPFAPRTHELGTFLGIRAGGELVAMTGERMKPGKFVEMTAVCVHPDYRGRGYAQALLAAVARRIEARGEIPFLHVFSSNSSAIALYRRQGMRIRRRLYVTAFMREG; this comes from the coding sequence GTGTCCGAGAGCGATGAGGCGCTGCTGGATCGCCCGATCTGGAGCGCGCTGACGACGAGCCAGAAGCATCTGGCCGAGGGTGGCCCACGGGCGCTCCGCTACCCCGCCGATATGACGCCGTTTGCCGACATGGTCGACATGTCCGCGGCGAGCTTTGCCGCGCTCCGCGATCTCTTGTCGGGTCCACAAGTCGCCGCGCTGTTCACGACGGAGCCGGTCGAGATGCCCGCCGGGTTCAAGGTCGTGCTGGCCGAGACCGGCGAGCAGATGATCGGCTCTCCCGCCGACAGTTCGCTCCGCGATGCCGAGATCGTCACGCTGGGGCCGGCCGACGTGCCTGCGATGACGGCACTGACGGAGTTAACCAAGCCGGGGCCGTTCGCGCCGCGCACCCATGAGCTCGGCACGTTCCTCGGCATTCGCGCCGGCGGCGAGCTGGTCGCGATGACGGGCGAACGGATGAAGCCGGGAAAGTTCGTCGAGATGACAGCCGTGTGCGTGCATCCGGACTATCGCGGGCGCGGCTATGCGCAGGCGCTGTTAGCTGCGGTCGCACGACGAATCGAGGCGCGCGGCGAAATTCCGTTCCTGCACGTGTTTTCGAGCAACAGCTCTGCGATCGCGCTGTACCGTCGGCAGGGCATGCGGATCCGGCGTCGGCTGTACGTGACCGCGTTCATGAGGGAAGGATAG